A genomic window from Punica granatum isolate Tunisia-2019 chromosome 2, ASM765513v2, whole genome shotgun sequence includes:
- the LOC116194487 gene encoding transcription factor bHLH162-like: protein MDQRPGKRSGPPQAAGASSSSTRVERKTMEKNRRNKMKYLYSMLNSLVPRNYNNQDPKEAKSLPDQIDEAAKYIKRLEARVNEAQEKRNTLAGRKRLHSSTAPDSSASKSAVQTFKSPKMDIQVHWPALEVTLISEMCNHFIFLDAVRVLREERAEVLNVNFSVVGSSVYHLIRAEIGEGTEAATITQRMRNLVNGSSSNDSHQSQQQLQQQQLHHPWDFQISPNIWEFDMFHAWHST from the exons ATGGATCAGAGGCCGGGAAAGAGGAGCGGACCACCTCAGGCTGCGGGtgcctcttcttcttcgaccCGAGTGGAGAGGAAGACCATGGAGAAGAACCGGAGGAACAAGATGAAGTACCTCTACTCCATGCTCAACTCTCTCGTCCCCCGTAACTACAACAATCAGGACCCAAAg GAAGCGAAATCACTACCGGATCAGATAGATGAAGCTGCAAAGTACATAAAACGCCTGGAGGCGAGGGTGAATGAAGCGCAGGAGAAGAGGAATACTTTAGCTGGCAGGAAAAGATTGCATAGTTCCACCGCACCGGATAGCAGTGCTAGCAAGAGTGCTGTTCAGACCTTTAAATCACCTAAAATGGACATTCAAGTCCATTGGCCAGCCTTAGAGGTGACACTGATCAGCGAGATGTGCAATCATTTCATCTTCTTGGATGCTGTACGTGTCCTCCGTGAAGAGCGAGCTGAAGTCCTGAATGTGAACTTCTCTGTTGTTGGAAGCTCTGTCTACCACTTGATTCGTGCTGAG ATTGGCGAAGGGACTGAAGCTGCAACGATAACTCAGAGAATGAGAAATTTGGTGAATGGATCATCTTCTAATGATTCACATCAGTCCCAGCAGCAGCTACAACAACAACAACTACATCATCCATGGGACTTTCAAATTAGCCCTAACATATGGGAGTTTGATATGTTTCATGCGTGGCATTCAACCTAA
- the LOC116194093 gene encoding uncharacterized protein LOC116194093, translating to MGLRPAKTPAARWNYENMVEFSGESESLSDYFFGFSDGALESLESSSGSSNGYDDYLEEEEEESGNAEEKKAFWDSQEQLLQATLCRTSSTESKIRQATKQCLRQSKLATFECKCRENVTGEYCRICLRREVCNGLLQNGFNSAICKSKWRSSHEIPAGEHTYLEVVDKSNPKRGAVRVIVELNFRAEFEMARASGEYNQLISRLPEVFVGKDERLRAAIKILCRAAKRCMKERNIHMGPWRKQKYMLAKWLGNCQSSAPAPPETLPAEVSSRLPKPRASMLTFDLSGSLPDMRYTAVEVL from the exons aTGGGTTTACGACCGGCAAAGACTCCGGCAGCCCGCTGGAATTACGAGAACATGGTCGAATTCTCCGGTGAATCGGAGAGTCTCTCGGATTATTTCTTCGGGTTCTCCGATGGCGCTCTAGAGTCGCTGGAGAGCTCGAGTGGCTCGAGCAATGGATACGATGATTATttagaggaggaggaggaggaatctggcaatgcggaggagaagaaggCCTTCTGGGACTCCCAAGAACAACTCCTCCAG GCGACATTGTGTAGGACAAGTTCGACCGAGTCCAAAATCAGACAGGCGACCAAACAATGCCTACGACAATCGAAATTAGCTACTTTCGAATGTAAATGCCGGGAGAACGTGACCGGAGAATATTGCCGGATCTGCTTGAGAAGAGAAGTCTGCAATGGGCTTCTGCAGAACGGTTTCAACAGCGCCATATGCAAATCCAAATGGAGGAGCTCGCACGAGATCCCAGCAG GGGAACACACGTATTTGGAAGTCGTCGACAAATCAAACCCGAAGAGAGGGGCAGTGAGGGTGATAGTCGAGCTAAATTTCCGGGCCGAGTTTGAGATGGCGAGGGCTAGCGGTGAATACAACCAGCTGATCAGCCGGCTGCCCGAGGTCTTTGTGGGCAAGGACGAGCGGCTGAGGGCCGCGATCAAGATCCTGTGCAGGGCCGCCAAGAGGTGCATGAAGGAGAGAAACATCCACATGGGCCCGTGGAGAAAGCAGAAGTACATGTTGGCTAAATGGCTAGGGAATTGCCAGAGTTCCGCCCCGGCACCACCGGAGACCCTTCCGGCGGAAGTCTCCTCCCGGCTGCCCAAGCCCAGAGCCTCGATGCTGACATTTGATTTGTCTGGGAGCTTGCCGGACATGCGTTATACTGCAGTGGAGGTTTTGTGA
- the LOC116194016 gene encoding receptor-like cytoplasmic kinase 176, which yields MDSAGSGVLRTYTKTFLDEKTEAGNIVGVGGTSKAEKKNFMDLAENPHIVKLRGYAEEGPYMALVFDYLPRTLTNGIMDLSWLDVKKIMKQLAQGMKYIHDKGYANNAKIIDLGAVKKLGPGKKSIWAQSITVEYLPPEAQRGECTTRSDIFSFGTSILQLLAKKEKPGGPRKGDGRSGKTKKKNDEEDHISVEVMRQYGRERHVLHPRLFGEARKNAAEKISNLALKCTKLADGYKSMDEIIGDVDEI from the exons ATGGATAG tgCTGGTTCCGGAGTATTACGCACATACACGAAGACATTCCTTGATGAGAAAACTGAAGCAGGAAATATTGTCGGTGTTGGCGGCACCTCGAAG GCTGAGAAGAAAAATTTCATGGATTTGGCTGAAAATCCACATATTGTGAAATTAAGAGGTTATGCAGAGGAAGGCCCGTATATGGCACTAGTATTTGATTACCTGCCACGTACTCTAACAAACGGGATTATGG ATCTTTCTTGGTTGGACGTGAAAAAGATTATGAAGCAACTTGCTCAGGGCATGAAATACATACACGACAAGGGCTAT GCCAACAATGCAAAGATCATTGACCTGGGAGCAGTTAAAAAGCTAGGACCAGGTAAAAAGTCGATCTGGGCACAATCTATAACGGTAGAATACCTTCCGCCCGAGGCACAAAGAG GTGAATGTACTACCCGGTCGGACATTTTCAGCTTTGGCACATCGATTCTGCAATTATTAGCCAAGAAGGAAAAACCAGGAGGGCCACGGAAGGGGGACGGAAGATCTGGGaagacaaaaaagaaaaatgacgaAGAGGATCATATATCTGTTGAAGTTATGAGGCAGTACGGGAGAGAGCGCCACGTATTACATCCACGATTGTTCGGTGAAGCACGGAAAAATGCTGCAGAAAAAATATCGAACCTGGCGCTCAAGTGTACTAAGTTGGCTGATGGATATAAATCCATGGATGAGATCATTGGAGATGTAGATGAGATATGA